In one window of Mesorhizobium sp. B2-1-1 DNA:
- the pnp gene encoding polyribonucleotide nucleotidyltransferase produces MFNHHKVEIEWGGRPLILETGKIARQADGAVLATYGETKVLATVVSMKEPKPGLDFFPLTVNYQEKTYAAGKIPGGYFKREGRPSEKETLVSRLIDRPIRPLFADGYKNDTQIVVTVVQHDLENDPDILSIVATSAALTLSGVPFMGPIGGARVGYINGEYVLNPHVDEMQESKLDLIVAGTADAVLMVESEAKELGEDLMLGAVMFGHRGFQPVIDAIIKLAEVAAKDPRDFTAPDYSALEAEMLKIVGDELRDAYKITDKQKRYAAVDAVKAKVKAAFAPAEGEEPKYSSEQIGSVFKELQAKVVRWNILDTGSRIDGRDLKTVRKIVSEVGVLPRTHGSALFTRGETQALVVATLGTGEDEQYVDSLTGMYKEKFLLHYNFPPYSVGETGRMGSPGRREIGHGKLAWRAIRPMLPTSDQFPYTLRVVSEITESNGSSSMATVCGTSLALMDAGVPLAKPVAGIAMGLIKEGERFAVLSDILGDEDHLGDMDFKVAGTANGITSLQMDIKIEGITEEIMKIALDQAKDGRQHILGEMGHALSGARAELGEFAPRIEVMHIPTDKIRDVIGSGGKVIREIVEKTGAKINIEDDGTVKIASANAKEIEAAKKWIHTIVAEPEVGEIYEGTVVKTADFGAFVNFFGPRDGLVHISQLANDRVAKTSDVVKEGDKVWVKLMGFDERGKVRLSMKVVDQTTGKEIVHDKKAESEENAA; encoded by the coding sequence ATGTTCAATCACCACAAAGTGGAAATCGAATGGGGCGGTCGCCCGCTCATCCTCGAAACCGGCAAGATCGCGCGCCAGGCTGACGGCGCCGTGCTCGCCACCTACGGCGAGACCAAGGTTCTCGCCACGGTCGTTTCGATGAAGGAGCCCAAGCCGGGCCTCGACTTCTTTCCGCTGACCGTCAACTACCAGGAAAAGACCTACGCCGCCGGCAAGATCCCGGGCGGCTATTTCAAGCGTGAAGGTCGTCCGAGCGAAAAGGAAACGCTGGTTTCGCGCCTCATCGACCGCCCGATCCGCCCACTCTTTGCCGACGGCTACAAGAACGACACGCAGATCGTCGTCACCGTCGTCCAGCATGATCTCGAGAACGATCCGGACATCCTGTCGATCGTCGCCACTTCGGCGGCCCTGACCCTGTCGGGCGTGCCCTTCATGGGCCCGATCGGCGGCGCCCGCGTCGGCTACATCAACGGCGAATACGTGCTCAACCCGCATGTCGACGAGATGCAGGAATCCAAGCTCGACCTCATCGTCGCCGGCACCGCCGACGCCGTGCTGATGGTCGAGTCCGAAGCCAAGGAGCTCGGCGAAGACCTGATGCTCGGCGCGGTCATGTTCGGCCATCGCGGTTTCCAGCCGGTGATCGACGCGATCATCAAGCTGGCCGAAGTCGCCGCCAAGGACCCGCGCGACTTCACCGCGCCGGACTATTCCGCTCTCGAAGCCGAGATGCTGAAGATCGTCGGCGACGAGCTTCGCGACGCGTACAAGATCACCGACAAGCAGAAGCGCTATGCCGCCGTGGACGCCGTCAAGGCCAAGGTCAAGGCGGCCTTCGCTCCGGCCGAAGGCGAAGAGCCGAAATATTCCTCCGAGCAGATCGGCAGCGTGTTCAAGGAGCTCCAGGCCAAGGTCGTGCGCTGGAACATTCTCGACACTGGTTCGCGCATTGACGGCCGTGACCTGAAGACCGTGCGCAAGATCGTATCCGAGGTCGGCGTCCTGCCGCGCACCCACGGTTCGGCGCTGTTCACCCGCGGCGAGACCCAGGCGCTGGTCGTCGCCACGCTGGGCACCGGCGAGGACGAGCAGTATGTCGATTCGCTGACCGGCATGTACAAGGAGAAGTTCCTCCTCCACTACAACTTCCCTCCCTATTCCGTCGGCGAGACCGGCCGCATGGGCTCGCCCGGCCGCCGCGAGATCGGCCATGGCAAGCTCGCCTGGCGCGCCATCCGCCCGATGCTGCCGACATCAGACCAGTTCCCCTACACGCTGCGCGTGGTCTCGGAGATCACCGAGTCTAACGGCTCGTCGTCGATGGCAACCGTCTGCGGCACCTCGCTGGCGCTGATGGACGCCGGCGTGCCGCTGGCCAAGCCGGTCGCCGGTATCGCCATGGGCCTGATCAAGGAAGGTGAGCGCTTCGCCGTGCTCTCCGACATCCTGGGCGACGAGGATCACCTCGGCGACATGGATTTCAAGGTCGCCGGCACCGCCAACGGCATCACCTCCTTGCAGATGGACATCAAGATCGAGGGCATCACCGAGGAGATCATGAAGATCGCTCTCGACCAGGCCAAGGACGGTCGCCAGCATATTCTCGGCGAAATGGGCCACGCGCTGTCCGGCGCGCGCGCCGAGCTCGGCGAGTTCGCACCGCGCATCGAGGTCATGCACATCCCGACCGACAAGATCCGCGACGTGATCGGTTCCGGTGGCAAGGTCATCCGCGAGATCGTCGAGAAGACCGGCGCCAAGATCAACATCGAGGATGACGGCACGGTCAAGATCGCTTCGGCGAACGCCAAGGAGATCGAGGCGGCGAAGAAGTGGATCCACACCATCGTCGCCGAGCCGGAAGTCGGCGAAATCTACGAAGGCACGGTCGTCAAGACCGCCGACTTCGGCGCTTTCGTCAACTTCTTCGGCCCGCGTGACGGCCTCGTCCACATCTCGCAGCTTGCCAACGACCGGGTCGCCAAGACTTCGGACGTCGTCAAGGAAGGCGACAAGGTTTGGGTCAAGCTGATGGGCTTCGATGAGCGCGGCAAGGTCCGCCTGTCGATGAAGGTCGTCGACCAGACCACCGGCAAGGAAATCGTTCACGACAAGAAGGCTGAGAGCGAAGAAAACGCCGCCTGA
- the rpsO gene encoding 30S ribosomal protein S15, with protein sequence MRATRFLEQIRKNTMSITAERKQELMTEFATAKGDTGSPEVQVAILSERIKNLTDHFKDHKKDNHSRRGLLALVSQRRSLLDYLKRKDDTRYQTLIEKLGLRR encoded by the coding sequence CTGAGGGCGACCCGTTTCCTCGAACAGATAAGGAAAAACACGATGTCGATTACTGCCGAGCGCAAACAGGAATTGATGACTGAATTCGCAACCGCCAAGGGCGACACCGGGTCTCCGGAAGTTCAGGTAGCCATCCTTTCCGAGCGCATCAAGAACCTGACCGACCATTTCAAGGACCACAAGAAGGATAACCATTCCCGCCGTGGTCTGCTCGCTCTCGTCTCCCAGCGCCGAAGCCTGCTTGATTATCTCAAGCGCAAGGACGACACGCGCTACCAGACGCTGATCGAGAAGCTCGGCCTGCGCCGTTGA
- the corA gene encoding magnesium/cobalt transporter CorA yields MAKVEAIKTRAPLRARRPPVGASPGTLIADPAARRSELRLTLISPQKSKTIDNASIDDVNANCEKWPVIWLDCTGLANIELIKEIGRIFSLHPLALEDVVNTGQRPKVDFYEDHAFVVVRMIDDVASHRYEQIAVFLGKNFVVTFQEREGDPFDPVRKRIESSAPNRLRARGADYLAYALIDAIVDSYFPPIEAAGELVDSIEDQMLHAPHKHQMQQLHGLRHDANVLKGVLWPVRDALATLIRNDVSYVKAETKVFLNDTLDHALRLIELVENQRDMLTGLIEMHLSLSQARTNDVISYLTIVSVIFMPLTFLVGVWGMNFDPETSPWNMPELKAYYGYPLSLLFMAVVAVGLIAFFKWKKWL; encoded by the coding sequence ATGGCAAAGGTTGAGGCGATCAAGACGCGGGCGCCGCTCAGGGCCAGGCGGCCGCCGGTCGGTGCATCGCCCGGAACGCTGATCGCCGATCCCGCGGCGCGACGCTCGGAACTGCGGCTCACCCTGATCTCGCCGCAAAAGTCCAAAACGATCGACAATGCCAGCATCGACGACGTCAATGCCAATTGCGAAAAGTGGCCGGTCATCTGGCTGGACTGCACCGGCCTGGCCAATATCGAGCTGATCAAGGAGATCGGCCGCATCTTCAGCCTGCATCCGCTGGCGCTGGAGGACGTCGTCAACACGGGCCAGCGGCCGAAGGTGGATTTCTACGAAGACCATGCTTTCGTGGTCGTGCGGATGATCGACGACGTCGCCTCGCACCGCTACGAGCAGATCGCCGTTTTCCTTGGCAAGAATTTCGTCGTCACCTTCCAGGAGCGCGAAGGCGATCCGTTCGATCCGGTGCGCAAGCGCATCGAAAGCTCGGCGCCGAACCGGCTGCGCGCCCGTGGCGCCGACTATCTCGCCTATGCGCTGATCGACGCCATCGTCGATAGCTACTTTCCGCCGATCGAGGCGGCCGGCGAACTCGTCGACAGCATCGAGGACCAGATGCTGCACGCACCGCACAAGCATCAGATGCAGCAGCTTCATGGATTGCGGCACGACGCCAATGTGCTGAAGGGGGTGCTGTGGCCGGTGCGCGATGCGCTAGCGACGCTGATCCGCAACGACGTGTCCTATGTGAAGGCCGAAACCAAGGTCTTCCTGAACGATACGCTCGACCACGCGCTGCGGCTGATCGAGCTGGTCGAGAACCAGCGCGACATGCTGACCGGCCTGATCGAGATGCATCTGTCGCTGAGCCAGGCACGCACCAACGACGTCATTTCCTATCTGACGATCGTCTCGGTCATCTTCATGCCGCTCACGTTTCTGGTCGGCGTCTGGGGCATGAATTTCGATCCGGAGACGTCGCCTTGGAACATGCCTGAGCTGAAGGCCTATTACGGCTATCCCTTGTCGCTGCTGTTCATGGCCGTGGTCGCGGTTGGGCTGATTGCCTTCTTCAAATGGAAAAAATGGCTTTGA
- the truB gene encoding tRNA pseudouridine(55) synthase TruB codes for MARRGKKKGRPVSGWVVLDKPVGMGSTEAVSKIKWLFQAEKAGHAGTLDPLASGMLPIALGEATKTVPYVQDGAKIYRFTVAWGQERSTDDLEGPVTRDSDRRPVEAEVQALLPKYTGVIMQTPPQFSAIKIAGERAYDLARDGETVDIPAREIEIGRLDIVEHGADHTVFEVECGKGTYVRSLARDMGRDLGCFGHISELRRIEVEPFTAEDFVTVAELEAARFGEQGHGTQQPSPDSIEAPIDFAAIDALLVDTSAALDCLPQIAISDDAATKIRLGNPVIIRGRDAPVEAEEACATARGKLVAIGAIEQGMFKPKRVFAG; via the coding sequence ATGGCGCGCCGCGGCAAGAAGAAGGGCCGGCCGGTCTCGGGCTGGGTGGTGCTGGACAAGCCGGTCGGCATGGGCTCGACCGAGGCCGTCTCCAAGATCAAGTGGCTGTTCCAGGCGGAGAAGGCCGGCCACGCCGGCACGCTCGATCCGCTCGCTTCCGGTATGCTGCCGATCGCGCTCGGCGAAGCCACCAAGACCGTGCCCTACGTCCAGGACGGCGCCAAGATCTACCGCTTCACCGTGGCCTGGGGGCAGGAGCGCTCGACCGACGACCTCGAAGGTCCGGTGACGAGGGACTCCGACCGGCGCCCCGTGGAGGCCGAAGTGCAGGCGCTGCTGCCGAAATACACCGGCGTCATCATGCAGACGCCGCCGCAATTCTCGGCCATCAAGATCGCGGGCGAACGCGCCTATGATCTCGCCCGCGACGGCGAGACGGTCGACATTCCCGCGCGCGAGATCGAAATCGGCCGCCTCGACATCGTCGAGCACGGGGCCGATCACACGGTTTTCGAGGTCGAATGCGGCAAGGGTACCTATGTGCGCTCGCTGGCCCGCGACATGGGCCGCGATCTCGGCTGCTTCGGCCATATTTCTGAACTGCGCCGGATCGAGGTCGAGCCGTTCACCGCCGAGGATTTCGTCACCGTCGCCGAACTGGAGGCGGCGCGCTTCGGCGAGCAGGGTCATGGCACGCAGCAACCGTCCCCCGATTCGATAGAAGCGCCGATCGATTTTGCCGCGATCGACGCGCTGCTTGTCGACACCTCGGCGGCACTCGACTGCCTGCCGCAGATAGCCATCAGCGACGATGCGGCGACGAAGATCCGCCTCGGCAATCCCGTCATCATCCGCGGCCGCGACGCGCCGGTGGAGGCCGAGGAAGCCTGCGCGACCGCGCGCGGCAAGCTGGTGGCCATCGGCGCCATCGAGCAGGGCATGTTCAAGCCCAAACGGGTCTTTGCCGGGTGA
- the rbfA gene encoding 30S ribosome-binding factor RbfA: protein MPRSTTSGPSQRMLRVGEQVRHALSETLQRGEIIDPLVENAVVSVSEVRMSPDLKIATAFISPLGATDAGAVVEALNKHAKFIRGRVSGALRQMKYMPEFRFRLDTSFDNFARINDLLKSPEVARDLDADDDDKDSE, encoded by the coding sequence ATGCCCCGTTCGACCACATCAGGCCCATCCCAGCGCATGCTGCGCGTCGGCGAGCAGGTGCGCCATGCGCTGTCCGAAACCTTGCAGCGCGGCGAGATCATCGATCCGCTGGTCGAGAATGCCGTGGTTTCGGTGTCGGAAGTGCGCATGTCGCCCGACCTCAAGATCGCAACCGCCTTCATCTCGCCGCTCGGCGCCACGGACGCCGGCGCGGTGGTCGAGGCGCTCAACAAGCATGCCAAGTTCATCCGCGGCCGTGTCTCCGGCGCGCTGCGGCAGATGAAGTACATGCCCGAGTTTCGCTTCCGGCTCGACACCTCCTTCGACAATTTCGCCAGGATCAACGATCTCCTGAAATCGCCGGAAGTGGCGCGCGATCTGGATGCGGACGACGACGATAAGGACAGCGAATAA
- the infB gene encoding translation initiation factor IF-2, whose protein sequence is MSDTKSGDDKTLSVTPKKTLTLKRPGMEQGTVRQNFSHGRTKSVVVETKKRKFSLPGDKPEPVVAAPVFTPKPVVAAAPVVQEAPKAPPPPPPAPVERSGMVLNELSRSEMEARRRALEGSKAREVEDRQRAVEEAKRRAEDEERRKREREESARRQAEEEARLQAEAESRRRAEEEARRRAPQAAELATADEEEEVKPKRTGAGAPVRRLVTPEVARPAKPTKGEEDRRRGKLTLNSALSDEDARARSLSSMRRRQEKFKRAMHNEPREKVMREVILPETITIQELAQRMSERAVDVVKFFMKQGQILKPGDVIDADTAELVATEFGHTVRRVAESDIEEGLFNIADRPEDLVSRPPVVTIMGHVDHGKTSLLDAIRNANVVSGEAGGITQHIGAYQVEKNGQKITFIDTPGHAAFTAMRARGAQATDIAILVVAADDSVMPQTIESISHAKAAGVPIIVAINKIDKHDADPQKVRSELLRHEVFVESMGGEVLDVEVSATKGTNLDKLLEAILLQAEILDLKANPDRTAEGVVIEAQLDKGRGPVATVLVQTGTLMPGDILVAGNEWGRVRALVDDRGEHVKEAPPAMPVEVLGLQGTPQAGDRFAVVNNEARAREITEYRQRLAREKAVARHAGQRGSLEQMMSQLQTSGLKEFPLVIKGDVQGSIEAINAALDKLGTDEVRARIVHAGAGAITESDVSLAETSGAAIIGFNVRANVQARAAAAAAGIEIRYYSIIYNLVDDVKAALSGMLSPERRETFIGNAQILEIFDITKVGKIAGCRVTEGKVERGAGVRLIRDNVVIHEGTLKTLKRFKDEVSEVPGGQECGMAFQNYEDMRVGDIIECFRVEMVTRTL, encoded by the coding sequence ATGAGCGATACGAAATCGGGCGACGACAAGACGTTGAGTGTTACGCCGAAGAAGACCTTGACGCTGAAGCGCCCCGGCATGGAACAGGGCACCGTGCGCCAGAACTTCTCGCACGGCCGCACCAAGTCGGTCGTGGTCGAGACCAAGAAGCGCAAATTCTCGCTGCCCGGCGACAAGCCGGAGCCGGTGGTGGCGGCACCCGTGTTCACCCCGAAGCCGGTGGTCGCGGCGGCTCCCGTCGTGCAGGAGGCACCCAAGGCGCCGCCTCCACCTCCGCCGGCACCGGTCGAGCGTAGCGGCATGGTGTTGAACGAACTGTCGCGCAGCGAAATGGAAGCGCGCCGCAGGGCGCTCGAAGGCTCCAAGGCGCGCGAGGTCGAGGACCGGCAACGCGCCGTTGAGGAAGCCAAGCGCCGCGCCGAGGATGAGGAGCGCCGCAAGCGCGAGCGCGAGGAATCCGCACGCCGCCAGGCCGAGGAAGAAGCGCGGTTGCAGGCCGAGGCCGAATCCCGCCGCCGCGCCGAGGAAGAGGCGCGTCGCCGCGCGCCGCAGGCCGCCGAACTGGCGACCGCCGACGAGGAAGAAGAGGTCAAGCCGAAGCGGACTGGCGCCGGTGCGCCGGTGCGCCGCCTGGTGACGCCCGAAGTGGCGCGTCCGGCCAAGCCGACCAAGGGCGAGGAAGACCGCCGTCGCGGCAAGCTGACGCTGAACTCCGCGCTTTCCGACGAGGATGCGCGGGCCCGTTCGCTGTCGTCGATGCGCCGCCGCCAGGAAAAGTTCAAGCGCGCGATGCACAATGAGCCGCGCGAGAAGGTTATGCGCGAAGTGATCCTGCCCGAAACCATCACCATCCAGGAACTGGCGCAGCGCATGTCCGAGCGCGCCGTCGATGTGGTCAAGTTCTTCATGAAGCAGGGCCAGATCCTGAAGCCGGGCGACGTCATCGACGCCGACACGGCGGAACTGGTCGCCACCGAATTCGGCCACACGGTCCGCCGCGTCGCCGAGTCCGATATCGAGGAAGGCCTGTTCAACATCGCCGACCGTCCGGAAGACCTGGTGTCGCGGCCGCCTGTCGTGACCATCATGGGCCATGTCGACCACGGCAAGACCTCGCTGCTCGACGCGATCCGCAACGCCAATGTCGTCTCCGGCGAGGCCGGCGGCATCACCCAGCATATCGGCGCCTATCAGGTCGAGAAGAACGGCCAGAAGATCACCTTCATCGACACGCCCGGCCACGCCGCCTTCACGGCCATGCGCGCCCGCGGCGCCCAGGCCACCGACATTGCCATCCTGGTGGTGGCGGCCGACGACAGCGTGATGCCGCAGACGATCGAATCGATCAGCCATGCCAAGGCGGCCGGCGTTCCGATCATCGTGGCGATCAACAAGATCGACAAGCATGACGCCGATCCGCAGAAAGTGCGCTCCGAGCTGTTGCGCCACGAAGTGTTCGTGGAATCGATGGGCGGCGAGGTGCTGGACGTCGAAGTGTCGGCGACCAAGGGCACCAATCTCGACAAGCTGCTCGAAGCGATCCTGCTGCAGGCCGAAATCCTCGACCTCAAGGCCAATCCGGACCGCACCGCCGAGGGCGTCGTCATCGAGGCGCAGCTCGACAAGGGCCGTGGCCCCGTCGCCACCGTGCTGGTGCAGACCGGCACGCTGATGCCGGGCGACATCCTTGTCGCCGGCAATGAATGGGGCCGGGTGCGCGCGCTGGTCGACGATCGTGGCGAACACGTCAAGGAAGCGCCGCCGGCGATGCCGGTCGAGGTGCTCGGCCTCCAGGGCACGCCGCAGGCCGGCGACCGCTTCGCCGTGGTCAACAACGAGGCCCGCGCCCGCGAGATCACCGAGTACCGCCAGCGTCTGGCCCGCGAGAAGGCGGTTGCCCGTCATGCCGGCCAGCGCGGTTCGCTCGAACAGATGATGTCGCAGCTGCAGACGAGCGGACTGAAGGAGTTCCCGCTGGTCATCAAGGGTGACGTGCAGGGTTCGATCGAGGCGATCAACGCAGCGCTCGACAAGCTTGGCACCGACGAGGTGCGTGCGCGCATCGTCCATGCCGGCGCCGGCGCCATCACCGAAAGCGACGTGTCACTGGCGGAGACGTCGGGTGCGGCGATCATCGGCTTCAACGTCCGCGCCAATGTGCAGGCACGCGCCGCTGCCGCGGCCGCTGGCATCGAGATCCGCTACTACTCGATCATCTACAACCTCGTGGATGACGTGAAGGCGGCTCTGTCGGGTATGCTCTCGCCGGAGCGTCGCGAGACCTTCATCGGCAATGCGCAGATACTCGAGATATTCGACATCACCAAGGTCGGCAAGATCGCCGGCTGCCGTGTCACCGAAGGCAAGGTCGAGCGTGGCGCGGGCGTGCGCCTGATCCGCGACAACGTCGTCATCCACGAAGGCACGCTGAAGACGCTGAAGCGCTTCAAGGACGAGGTTTCGGAAGTCCCGGGCGGCCAGGAATGCGGCATGGCCTTCCAGAACTACGAGGACATGCGCGTCGGCGACATCATCGAGTGCTTCCGCGTCGAGATGGTAACCCGCACGCTCTGA
- a CDS encoding RNA-binding protein: MNDRTCIVTRKQAEPDELIRFVVGPDSAVVPDLKRNLPGRGCWVSADRLHIDKAAAKNLFSRAFKAQVVVPPDLGGMVDGLLSRSALGMLGLARKAGAIALGATKVESAVRGGLALFVLHATEASDDGVRKISQARRATVHIGGPSILAYKLFSEAELSLALGGTNVIHAAVLAGDAGKAVQKRMVALDRYRGGTPDDLAMLAAVADEDEAAEDME, encoded by the coding sequence ATGAACGATCGCACCTGCATCGTCACCCGCAAGCAGGCCGAACCGGATGAACTGATCCGGTTCGTCGTCGGCCCGGATTCGGCCGTCGTTCCGGATCTCAAGAGAAATCTGCCCGGCCGTGGTTGCTGGGTGAGCGCCGACCGCCTACATATCGACAAGGCGGCGGCCAAGAACCTTTTTAGCCGCGCCTTTAAGGCACAGGTGGTCGTGCCGCCCGATCTCGGCGGCATGGTCGATGGGCTGCTTTCCAGATCCGCCCTTGGCATGCTGGGTCTCGCTCGCAAGGCAGGGGCGATCGCGCTGGGCGCCACCAAGGTGGAGAGCGCGGTGCGCGGCGGATTGGCGCTTTTCGTGCTCCACGCGACCGAAGCCTCAGACGATGGCGTGCGCAAGATCAGCCAGGCGCGGCGGGCGACCGTCCATATTGGCGGCCCCTCCATCCTTGCCTACAAACTTTTCTCCGAGGCCGAGTTGAGCTTGGCATTGGGGGGTACAAATGTGATACATGCTGCCGTCCTCGCGGGAGACGCGGGTAAGGCGGTCCAGAAGCGCATGGTTGCGCTCGACCGATATCGGGGCGGTACCCCGGACGATCTGGCAATGCTTGCGGCCGTTGCTGACGAAGATGAGGCCGCAGAGGATATGGAATGA
- the nusA gene encoding transcription termination factor NusA — protein MVVSANRLELLQIADAVAREKSIDKSIVIAAMADAIQKAARSRYGQETNIRADINPNTGEMKLQRLMEVVEKVDDYATQIAISSARERNPDAQLGDFIAEQLPPMDFGRIAAQSAKQVIVQKVREAERDRQYDEYKDRIGEIVNGTVKRVEYGNVIVDLGRGEAIIRRDELIPRENYKYGDRVRAYVYDVRREQRGPQIFLSRTHPQFMAKLFTMEVPEIYDGIIEIKSVARDPGSRAKIAVISRDSSIDPVGACVGMRGSRVQAVVAELQGEKIDIIPWSPSAASFIVNALQPAEVAKVVLDEDAERIEVVVPDDQLSLAIGRRGQNVRLASQLTGWDIDILTEAEESERRQKEFVERSALFMEALDVDEMVGQVLASEGFTSVEEVAYVDAGEIASIDGFDEDTASEIQTRAREYLEKIEAEHDEKRKALGVKDELREIPGITTAMMVTLGEDGVKTIEDFAGYAADDLTGWKERKDGETKVYPGVLADHGVSRADAEQMVLAARLKAGWISEDELAAEEAPADEAVGA, from the coding sequence ATGGTTGTAAGCGCCAACAGACTTGAACTGCTGCAGATCGCCGACGCGGTCGCGCGTGAAAAGTCGATCGACAAGTCGATCGTCATCGCCGCCATGGCTGATGCGATCCAGAAGGCGGCACGCTCGCGTTATGGCCAGGAGACCAACATCCGCGCCGACATCAACCCCAACACCGGTGAGATGAAGCTGCAGCGGCTGATGGAAGTGGTCGAGAAGGTCGACGACTATGCCACGCAGATCGCCATTTCCTCGGCGCGCGAGCGCAATCCCGACGCCCAGCTCGGCGACTTCATCGCCGAACAGCTGCCGCCGATGGATTTCGGCCGCATCGCCGCCCAGTCGGCCAAGCAGGTCATCGTGCAGAAGGTGCGCGAGGCCGAGCGCGACCGCCAGTATGACGAATACAAGGACCGCATCGGCGAGATCGTCAACGGAACCGTCAAGCGCGTCGAATACGGCAATGTCATCGTCGATCTCGGCCGTGGCGAAGCGATCATCCGCCGCGACGAGCTGATCCCGCGCGAAAACTACAAATATGGCGATCGCGTCCGCGCCTATGTCTACGACGTGCGCCGTGAGCAGCGCGGCCCGCAGATCTTCCTGTCGCGCACCCATCCGCAGTTCATGGCCAAGCTCTTCACCATGGAAGTGCCGGAGATCTATGACGGCATTATCGAGATCAAGTCGGTCGCCCGCGATCCCGGTTCGCGCGCCAAGATCGCCGTCATCTCGCGCGACAGCTCGATCGATCCGGTCGGCGCCTGCGTCGGCATGCGCGGCAGCCGCGTCCAGGCGGTCGTCGCCGAATTGCAGGGCGAGAAGATCGACATCATTCCGTGGTCGCCCTCGGCCGCATCCTTCATAGTCAATGCGTTGCAGCCGGCGGAAGTCGCCAAGGTCGTGCTCGACGAAGACGCCGAGCGCATCGAAGTGGTGGTGCCGGACGACCAGCTGTCGCTGGCCATCGGCCGCCGCGGCCAGAATGTGCGCCTCGCTTCGCAGCTCACCGGCTGGGATATCGACATCCTGACCGAGGCCGAGGAATCCGAGCGCCGCCAGAAGGAATTCGTCGAGCGCTCGGCGCTGTTCATGGAAGCTCTCGACGTCGACGAGATGGTCGGCCAGGTGCTCGCCTCCGAAGGCTTCACCAGCGTCGAGGAAGTCGCCTATGTCGATGCCGGCGAAATCGCCTCGATCGACGGCTTCGATGAGGATACCGCCTCGGAGATCCAGACCCGGGCCCGCGAATATCTGGAGAAGATCGAAGCCGAGCACGACGAAAAGCGCAAGGCGCTGGGCGTCAAGGACGAGCTGCGCGAAATCCCCGGCATCACCACCGCCATGATGGTGACGCTCGGCGAGGACGGCGTGAAGACGATCGAGGATTTCGCCGGCTATGCCGCCGACGACCTCACCGGCTGGAAGGAACGCAAGGACGGCGAGACCAAGGTGTATCCGGGCGTGCTGGCCGATCATGGCGTTTCGCGCGCCGATGCCGAGCAGATGGTGCTCGCGGCCCGTCTCAAGGCCGGCTGGATTTCCGAAGACGAGCTTGCAGCCGAAGAAGCGCCGGCTGACGAAGCCGTTGGTGCGTGA
- the rimP gene encoding ribosome maturation factor RimP: MTSTASESDDRIIRESGIDARIALIVQPVLRGIGFRLVRVHLSGQNGLTLQIMAEREDGTMTVEDCEEVSRAVSPALDVDDPIEKAYHLEVSSPGIDRPLVRKSDFSTWTGHLVKMETSVVVADRKRFKGKIAEAGENDVLIERDKAAYGEEPTVRVPYDAIAEARLILTDDLIRDALSKDNRARKEAKKRRGEPDDDVPEGTEPGATEEHEHES, translated from the coding sequence ATGACGTCAACGGCAAGCGAGAGCGACGATCGCATCATCCGCGAAAGCGGCATCGATGCGCGCATCGCGCTGATCGTCCAGCCGGTGCTGCGCGGCATCGGCTTTCGCCTTGTACGCGTGCATCTGTCCGGCCAGAACGGGCTGACGCTGCAGATCATGGCTGAGCGCGAGGACGGCACCATGACGGTCGAGGATTGCGAAGAGGTGAGCCGTGCGGTGTCGCCGGCGCTCGACGTCGACGATCCCATCGAGAAGGCGTATCATCTCGAAGTCTCATCGCCCGGCATTGACCGGCCGCTGGTGCGCAAATCGGATTTCTCGACCTGGACCGGTCATCTGGTGAAGATGGAAACATCGGTCGTTGTCGCGGATCGCAAGCGCTTCAAGGGCAAGATCGCCGAAGCCGGTGAGAACGATGTGCTGATCGAGCGCGACAAGGCGGCCTACGGTGAGGAGCCGACAGTGCGCGTGCCCTACGACGCCATTGCCGAAGCCCGGCTGATCCTGACCGACGACCTCATCCGTGATGCGTTGTCGAAGGACAATAGGGCGCGCAAGGAAGCCAAGAAACGCCGCGGCGAACCGGACGACGACGTACCGGAGGGTACGGAACCGGGCGCTACGGAAGAACACGAACACGAAAGTTGA